Proteins encoded by one window of Tunturibacter psychrotolerans:
- a CDS encoding energy transducer TonB, protein MFEDSLVESRVGEVSSSRRWTTVASITLQFAVAGLVIALPLLHPEAVSFEIEAPKILLPSPPKPSKPPVRVQRVTEAASSEASPELSRPPIISTITPSGNFSASTEPSLLPSGSGIGMPTELPGGLLGGSGPHPSVTIGSGTPHKRIDVSSGVSEGMLITPIRPVYPAIAKAAHVEGTVVVEAVISRNGTIESLHVLRGPMMLQSAAIEAIRGARYRPYRLNGESVDVQTTITINFRLSA, encoded by the coding sequence ATGTTTGAGGACAGTCTTGTAGAGTCGCGTGTTGGTGAAGTCTCTTCGAGCCGGCGGTGGACGACTGTGGCGTCGATCACCCTACAGTTTGCGGTCGCTGGTTTGGTGATCGCGTTGCCTTTGCTGCATCCGGAGGCGGTGTCGTTTGAGATCGAAGCCCCAAAGATCTTGCTTCCGTCGCCTCCAAAACCATCTAAGCCACCAGTGCGGGTGCAGCGAGTCACGGAAGCCGCTTCGAGCGAAGCGTCACCTGAGTTATCACGCCCGCCAATCATCTCGACCATCACCCCGAGTGGCAATTTTTCAGCAAGCACAGAGCCTTCGCTTCTGCCTTCAGGCAGCGGAATCGGGATGCCCACCGAGCTACCCGGTGGGCTTCTCGGCGGGAGCGGACCTCATCCCAGCGTGACAATCGGCTCGGGCACTCCTCATAAAAGAATCGACGTCTCTTCAGGGGTCTCGGAGGGGATGTTGATCACGCCGATTCGGCCGGTATATCCGGCAATCGCCAAGGCGGCCCATGTAGAAGGGACAGTTGTGGTGGAGGCGGTTATCTCGCGAAATGGAACAATCGAAAGTCTGCATGTACTCAGAGGGCCCATGATGCTGCAAAGCGCCGCAATTGAGGCAATACGAGGAGCGCGGTATAGGCCTTATCGATTAAACGGAGAATCCGTCGACGTTCAAACTACGATCACGATTAACTTTCGGCTGAGTGCTTGA
- a CDS encoding UbiD family decarboxylase, protein MAYNDLREWIKQLEKAGELKRITAEVSPDLEMAEIADRTAKLGRGTPKAGGPALLFENVKGYPGARVLMNQFGSERRMRLALETDSLDAIADRIRTLIKPQLPTSLMDKLKMLPILAEVGNFFPKVIAAKDAPCKQVIRRGADVNLLELPILKTWPQDGGPFITLPCVITRDPKSGKRNVGMYRMQVYDGKTTGMHWQRQKVAAEHMRERLREASPDSSARVDLMAITSGGTAAASSLETLTTTTVTKIREDRMEVAVAIGTDPATTFSAIVPAPPDVEEYLISGFLRQKPLELVKAETVDLEVPANAEYILEGYVELGELRTEGPFGDHTGFYTMQDDYPVFHITCITHRKDPIYAATIVGKPPMEDAWMGKAVERIFLPLMQLTLPEIVDVNLPAEGVFHNLMIVSIKKSYAGHARKIMNGIWAMGQAMFTKCIIVVDEDCDVQDLAEVTLRTANNIDPERDIQFTLGPVDSLDHASRLPNFGSKMGIDATRKWAAEGFTRPWPPMLTMDTEVKAKVDALWKKLGIE, encoded by the coding sequence TTGGCCTACAACGATCTACGCGAATGGATTAAGCAGCTAGAAAAAGCCGGAGAACTAAAGCGCATCACCGCGGAGGTCTCTCCAGATTTGGAGATGGCCGAGATTGCCGACCGCACCGCCAAGCTTGGTCGAGGCACACCCAAGGCCGGCGGCCCCGCACTACTCTTTGAAAACGTGAAGGGCTACCCGGGCGCTCGCGTCCTGATGAACCAGTTCGGCAGCGAACGTCGCATGAGGCTCGCACTCGAGACCGACTCGCTCGACGCCATCGCCGATCGCATCCGCACCCTCATCAAACCGCAGCTTCCGACGAGTTTGATGGACAAGCTCAAGATGCTCCCCATCCTCGCCGAGGTAGGCAACTTCTTCCCCAAGGTAATCGCCGCCAAAGACGCCCCCTGCAAGCAAGTCATTCGCCGTGGCGCGGACGTCAATCTTCTCGAACTGCCCATCCTCAAAACCTGGCCGCAGGATGGCGGCCCTTTCATCACGCTTCCTTGCGTCATCACGCGTGATCCAAAATCCGGCAAGCGCAACGTCGGCATGTACCGCATGCAGGTGTACGACGGCAAGACCACCGGCATGCACTGGCAGCGCCAGAAGGTTGCCGCAGAACACATGCGCGAGCGCCTCCGCGAGGCCTCACCCGACTCCTCCGCCCGCGTCGATCTGATGGCCATCACCTCTGGGGGCACCGCTGCTGCATCCTCTCTCGAGACCCTCACTACGACCACCGTCACAAAGATTCGTGAAGACCGCATGGAAGTCGCGGTAGCCATCGGCACCGATCCCGCCACCACCTTCAGCGCCATCGTCCCCGCCCCGCCCGACGTCGAAGAATATTTAATCTCCGGGTTTCTTCGACAGAAGCCACTCGAACTTGTCAAAGCCGAGACTGTCGATCTCGAAGTCCCTGCCAACGCCGAGTACATTCTCGAAGGGTACGTTGAGCTCGGCGAACTCCGCACCGAAGGCCCCTTCGGTGACCACACCGGCTTCTACACCATGCAGGACGACTACCCCGTCTTCCACATCACGTGTATCACTCACCGAAAAGATCCAATTTACGCAGCCACTATCGTCGGCAAGCCGCCTATGGAAGATGCCTGGATGGGCAAGGCGGTCGAGCGCATCTTCCTTCCGCTCATGCAACTCACGTTGCCCGAAATCGTCGACGTCAACCTTCCGGCTGAAGGCGTGTTCCATAACCTCATGATCGTCTCGATCAAAAAGTCCTACGCCGGTCACGCCCGAAAGATCATGAATGGTATCTGGGCCATGGGTCAGGCCATGTTCACCAAGTGCATCATCGTTGTCGACGAAGATTGCGATGTTCAGGACCTCGCCGAGGTCACCCTCCGCACTGCCAACAACATCGATCCCGAGCGCGACATCCAGTTCACGCTAGGTCCGGTCGACTCGCTCGACCACGCCAGCCGCCTGCCAAACTTCGGCAGCAAGATGGGCATCGATGCTACCCGTAAATGGGCCGCCGAAGGCTTCACCCGGCCTTGGCCTCCCATGCTCACGATGGATACCGAAGTAAAGGCAAAGGTAGACGCACTCTGGAAAAAATTGGGGATTGAATAA
- a CDS encoding NuoI/complex I 23 kDa subunit family protein: protein MSIVRDAAAIAKGMSITLKQAFQPTEVENYPDGKGPMRGAKFEERFRGKHQLQRDENGLEKCVACFLCAAACPSNCIYIEAAENTEEVRISSAERYAKVYNIDYNRCIFCGYCVEACPTDAITHGHGFELASLNATTLVMRKEDLLIPAPMLPDVVRSDKDQAEILA, encoded by the coding sequence ATGTCTATCGTCCGCGACGCCGCAGCCATTGCCAAGGGAATGAGCATCACGCTGAAGCAGGCCTTCCAGCCGACCGAAGTCGAGAACTATCCTGACGGCAAAGGCCCCATGCGCGGGGCGAAGTTCGAGGAGCGCTTCCGCGGCAAGCACCAGTTGCAGCGTGACGAGAACGGCCTTGAGAAGTGTGTCGCCTGCTTCCTCTGCGCCGCCGCCTGCCCTTCGAACTGCATCTACATCGAAGCCGCGGAGAACACTGAAGAAGTGCGTATCTCCTCTGCGGAGCGTTACGCTAAGGTCTACAACATCGACTACAACCGATGCATCTTCTGCGGCTACTGCGTCGAAGCCTGTCCCACCGACGCCATTACGCATGGCCACGGCTTCGAACTCGCCAGCCTCAATGCCACGACCCTTGTCATGCGCAAAGAAGACCTCCTCATTCCTGCTCCGATGCTTCCGGACGTTGTCCGTTCGGACAAGGATCAAGCCGAGATTCTCGCTTAA
- a CDS encoding homocysteine S-methyltransferase family protein codes for MTRANQHPLEKIIESRIAIIDGAMGTTIRTYGMKESDIRGERFKDSTKDLLNNGDLFSLTQPKMICDIHRRFLEAGADIIETNTFGATSITQSEFFVDDPREHGGRKDPEFYQKIIDDPMLNNLAWEINEQSALQCREWADRVGTATSRQRFVAGAIGPLTVSLSNSPDADDAGFRVVTFDQVKAAYAQQVRGLIVGGVDLLLVETIFDSLNAKAALVAIREVFDLDGKELPVMISAAVGRGGETLISAQTTEAFWNAVEHVKPLSVGLNCSLGPDLMYPFLEELSEKADVAISCYPNAGLPNPLSETGFDLGPQDMARYLGDFARGGMINIAGGCCGNTPEHIAAIAKALEGMAPRQLSRHRRAA; via the coding sequence ATGACCAGAGCCAATCAGCATCCTCTTGAAAAGATTATCGAGAGCCGAATTGCCATTATCGACGGAGCGATGGGAACGACGATCCGTACCTATGGCATGAAGGAGTCAGACATTCGCGGGGAGCGATTCAAAGACTCTACCAAGGATCTGTTGAACAATGGCGACCTCTTCTCCCTCACTCAGCCCAAGATGATCTGTGATATTCATCGCAGGTTCCTGGAGGCGGGAGCAGACATCATCGAGACCAATACATTTGGGGCGACCAGCATCACTCAGAGCGAATTCTTCGTGGACGATCCGCGGGAGCACGGTGGCCGGAAGGATCCCGAATTTTACCAGAAGATCATTGACGATCCAATGCTCAATAACCTCGCGTGGGAGATCAATGAGCAATCGGCCCTGCAGTGCCGAGAGTGGGCCGATCGTGTCGGTACCGCAACTTCGCGTCAGCGGTTCGTTGCGGGAGCCATCGGTCCGCTAACTGTGTCTCTCTCGAACTCGCCCGATGCCGATGATGCAGGATTCCGTGTAGTCACCTTCGATCAGGTCAAGGCCGCTTATGCGCAACAGGTGCGTGGCCTCATCGTGGGCGGCGTCGATCTTCTTCTTGTAGAGACGATCTTTGACTCGCTCAACGCCAAGGCAGCGCTCGTCGCCATTCGTGAAGTGTTCGATCTAGACGGCAAGGAACTTCCGGTAATGATATCGGCAGCGGTAGGGCGTGGCGGCGAGACGCTGATCTCGGCACAAACAACCGAAGCGTTCTGGAACGCAGTCGAGCACGTGAAACCACTGTCGGTTGGTCTCAACTGCTCACTTGGACCGGATCTGATGTATCCATTTCTGGAAGAGCTCTCAGAGAAGGCTGACGTAGCAATCTCCTGTTATCCGAACGCAGGTCTGCCGAATCCTCTCTCGGAAACTGGGTTCGATCTGGGGCCTCAGGATATGGCTCGTTATCTGGGCGACTTCGCGCGCGGTGGAATGATCAACATCGCCGGCGGTTGCTGCGGAAATACGCCCGAGCATATCGCTGCCATTGCCAAGGCGCTCGAAGGCATGGCTCCCCGACAGCTTAGTCGCCATAGGAGAGCAGCATGA
- the metH gene encoding methionine synthase, with product MSVVAEPKPLRLSGSQPFTQQPGVYIMIGERTNVAGSPRFAKLVKEGKYEEAVSIARQQVENGANVLDICMDEGMIDGAVAMTRYLQLLASEPEVAKVPFMVDSSKWEVIEAGLKCLQGKGIVNSISLKEGEEKFRSNAAAVLKYGAAVVVMAFDEQGQAATYEDKTRICERAYRILVDEVGFPPEDIIFDPNILTVATGMEEHNNYAVDFINATRWIKSNLPHAKVSGGVSNISFSFRGNNKVREAMHSAFLYHAIGAGMDMGIVNAGMLEVYEEIEPELKELVEDVLLNRRPDATERLVEHGEKLKNVGAVVSEKKAEEWRNGSVEERLSHALVKGIDTYIEIDAEEARVKLGRPLLVIEGPLMAGMSVVGDLFGAGKMFLPQVVKSARVMKKAVAHLTPFMEAEKAALEASGQVVKAQGKIVLATVKGDVHDIGKNIVGVVLACNNYEVIDMGVMVSSEKILERAKAEKADIVGLSGLITPSLDEMVHVAREMERQGFKQPLLIGGATTSRAHTAVKIAPHYSQPVIHVLDASRAVPVTTSLLSEDGNATFVTAYRAEYEAVRKAHSAPKQPVVSLEAARERRTPIEWRSEDLPRPAFNGIRVLDNFPLATLREFIDWSPLFHTWGLKGIYPRIFDDERQGVEAKKVFDDANVLLDRIIDGNLIAAHGVYGFFPASAIGDDVQLYTDQARTQPLERFHFLRQQANREGSEPCRSLADFIAPKDTGLADHLGAFAVTSGIGLRELCDRFRAENDDYNAIMAEAVADRLAEAFAECLHKRVRDEWGYGLKEGLSPTDLIQEKYRGIRPAAGYPACPDHTEKGTLWRLLDVQANTGMQITESFAMWPGSSVSGLYFAHPESRYFSLGKIDRDQVDNYHQRKGMSVAEVERWLGQNLNYDPRQ from the coding sequence ATGAGCGTGGTCGCCGAGCCGAAGCCGCTCCGTCTCTCCGGATCACAACCCTTTACCCAGCAGCCCGGCGTCTACATCATGATTGGCGAGCGGACCAATGTGGCAGGTTCGCCCCGGTTTGCCAAGCTGGTTAAGGAAGGCAAGTACGAGGAAGCCGTCAGCATCGCTCGGCAACAAGTTGAAAATGGGGCGAACGTCCTCGATATATGTATGGACGAGGGCATGATCGACGGCGCCGTCGCCATGACGCGCTATCTGCAGTTGCTGGCAAGCGAGCCTGAAGTCGCCAAGGTTCCCTTCATGGTGGACTCCTCGAAGTGGGAAGTCATCGAGGCGGGGCTCAAGTGTTTGCAGGGAAAGGGGATCGTAAACTCGATCTCGCTGAAAGAAGGCGAAGAAAAGTTTCGCAGCAATGCCGCTGCTGTGTTGAAATATGGCGCCGCCGTAGTAGTGATGGCCTTCGACGAACAGGGGCAGGCCGCGACCTACGAAGACAAGACTCGCATCTGTGAGCGCGCCTATCGCATTCTGGTCGATGAGGTTGGTTTCCCGCCCGAAGACATTATCTTCGACCCCAACATCCTCACCGTGGCTACCGGTATGGAGGAGCACAACAACTACGCGGTTGACTTCATCAATGCAACTCGGTGGATCAAATCCAACCTGCCCCACGCGAAGGTCAGCGGTGGCGTTTCGAACATCTCGTTCAGCTTTCGAGGTAACAACAAAGTTCGCGAAGCCATGCACTCCGCATTTCTCTATCATGCAATCGGTGCAGGCATGGACATGGGCATCGTCAATGCTGGAATGCTCGAGGTCTACGAAGAGATCGAGCCCGAACTGAAAGAACTCGTCGAGGATGTGCTGCTCAACCGCCGTCCCGACGCAACCGAACGCCTGGTCGAGCATGGGGAAAAGCTCAAGAACGTCGGCGCAGTAGTGAGTGAAAAAAAAGCCGAAGAATGGCGCAACGGCTCTGTCGAAGAGCGCCTCTCCCACGCACTCGTCAAGGGCATTGATACATATATCGAAATCGACGCGGAAGAAGCGCGCGTCAAGCTGGGCCGTCCTCTTCTGGTCATCGAAGGTCCGCTGATGGCGGGTATGAGCGTGGTGGGAGATCTCTTTGGAGCAGGCAAGATGTTCCTGCCTCAGGTGGTCAAGTCTGCCCGCGTGATGAAGAAGGCCGTGGCACACTTGACGCCGTTTATGGAAGCCGAGAAGGCCGCTCTTGAAGCGTCTGGCCAGGTCGTCAAAGCGCAGGGCAAGATCGTGCTCGCAACGGTTAAAGGTGACGTCCACGACATAGGCAAGAACATCGTCGGTGTCGTTCTCGCCTGCAACAACTACGAAGTCATCGACATGGGTGTGATGGTTTCGAGCGAAAAGATCCTTGAGCGTGCTAAGGCGGAAAAAGCAGACATCGTTGGCCTCAGTGGCCTCATCACGCCGTCGCTTGACGAGATGGTGCATGTGGCCCGCGAGATGGAGCGTCAAGGTTTCAAGCAACCATTGCTGATCGGCGGAGCGACAACGAGCCGCGCACACACGGCTGTGAAGATCGCGCCTCACTACAGTCAGCCGGTGATCCACGTGCTCGATGCGAGCCGCGCCGTGCCGGTCACGACCAGCTTGCTGAGCGAGGATGGCAACGCCACGTTTGTTACTGCGTATCGTGCAGAATATGAGGCAGTTCGCAAGGCACACTCTGCGCCCAAACAACCGGTCGTCTCCCTTGAGGCTGCGCGTGAAAGGCGAACCCCAATCGAGTGGCGATCAGAGGACCTGCCTAGGCCAGCGTTCAATGGTATTCGCGTGCTCGACAATTTTCCCTTGGCCACGCTACGTGAATTCATTGACTGGTCGCCGCTCTTCCATACCTGGGGATTGAAGGGCATCTATCCGCGCATCTTCGATGACGAGCGGCAAGGTGTCGAAGCGAAGAAGGTATTTGATGATGCCAATGTATTGCTGGACCGCATCATCGATGGAAACCTGATTGCTGCGCATGGCGTCTACGGCTTCTTTCCCGCCAGCGCTATAGGTGACGACGTTCAACTGTATACCGATCAGGCGCGCACACAGCCGCTCGAGCGTTTTCATTTCCTCCGCCAGCAGGCAAACCGGGAAGGCAGCGAACCTTGCCGATCGCTCGCCGACTTTATCGCGCCAAAAGACACGGGACTAGCCGACCACCTAGGTGCATTCGCCGTAACCAGCGGGATTGGACTGAGGGAGCTCTGCGACCGCTTCAGGGCTGAGAACGACGATTACAACGCGATCATGGCAGAGGCTGTTGCGGATCGTCTTGCGGAAGCTTTCGCGGAATGCCTGCATAAGCGCGTGCGTGATGAATGGGGTTACGGGCTTAAGGAAGGTCTCAGTCCCACGGATCTCATTCAGGAGAAGTATCGTGGTATCAGGCCGGCCGCGGGCTACCCGGCGTGCCCGGATCACACGGAGAAGGGGACGCTCTGGCGTTTGCTCGATGTCCAGGCCAACACGGGCATGCAAATTACAGAGTCTTTCGCGATGTGGCCCGGATCGAGCGTGAGCGGTCTTTATTTTGCGCACCCGGAATCACGATACTTTAGCCTCGGCAAGATCGATCGCGATCAGGTCGACAACTACCACCAACGCAAGGGAATGAGCGTGGCCGAGGTAGAGCGATGGCTTGGCCAGAATTTGAACTACGATCCTCGCCAGTAG
- the thrC gene encoding threonine synthase: MNYSCSRYELKCNECGKRFGNQPLSACPDCLAPLEIAYDLEAARDLFTKENIAAGPANIWRYAALLPIPEGFQPDLPVGFTPLVRARNLGKRIGAANLYVKNDAVCFPTLSFKDRVVSVALANAQKFGFDIVGCSSTGNLANSVAAQAARLGLKATILVPADLEPAKILNTLVYGARLVRIDGNYDHVNRLCTQIADEYSWGLVNVNLRPYYAEGSKTVGYEIAEQLGWRLPDNVVVPMAGGSLIRKIRKAFNELIYLGLVEEKPVRFFGAQASGCSPISVAVKEGTDGIEPQRPNTIARSLAIGNPADGPAAAKMIRSSGGWAEDVSDVEIVSGIQELAETEGIFTETAGGVTTAVTARLYADGRISANETTVTCITGNGLKTTDALIGRYQQERAVRPRLADFDAYLRELDGITELELTTAGAL, from the coding sequence ATGAACTACTCCTGTAGCCGGTATGAGCTGAAGTGCAACGAGTGCGGCAAGCGGTTCGGCAATCAGCCTCTCTCCGCCTGTCCAGATTGCCTCGCTCCTCTCGAAATTGCGTACGACCTTGAGGCTGCCCGCGATCTCTTCACCAAGGAAAACATCGCAGCCGGTCCGGCCAACATCTGGCGATACGCCGCTCTCCTCCCCATTCCCGAAGGTTTCCAGCCCGATCTCCCCGTGGGTTTTACTCCGCTCGTCCGCGCCAGGAATCTCGGTAAGCGAATCGGCGCGGCCAATCTCTACGTCAAGAATGACGCCGTCTGCTTCCCAACCCTCAGCTTCAAGGATCGTGTCGTCTCCGTTGCCTTGGCCAATGCGCAGAAGTTTGGCTTCGACATTGTCGGCTGCTCCTCTACCGGCAATCTTGCCAACTCAGTGGCCGCACAAGCCGCACGCCTGGGCTTGAAGGCCACCATCCTCGTTCCCGCTGACCTCGAGCCCGCCAAGATCCTCAACACACTTGTCTACGGCGCGCGCCTGGTCCGCATCGACGGCAACTACGATCACGTCAACCGCCTCTGCACCCAGATCGCCGACGAGTATTCATGGGGCCTGGTCAACGTAAACCTCCGCCCCTACTACGCAGAGGGTTCAAAGACCGTAGGCTATGAGATCGCCGAACAACTCGGCTGGCGTCTCCCCGACAACGTCGTCGTCCCAATGGCGGGCGGTTCGCTCATCCGAAAGATCCGCAAAGCTTTCAACGAACTCATCTACCTCGGCCTCGTCGAAGAAAAACCGGTCCGCTTCTTCGGAGCCCAGGCTTCGGGTTGCTCGCCCATCTCTGTTGCCGTCAAAGAGGGAACCGATGGCATTGAGCCTCAGCGCCCCAACACCATCGCCCGCTCGCTGGCCATCGGTAACCCCGCCGACGGCCCCGCAGCCGCCAAGATGATCCGCAGTAGCGGCGGTTGGGCGGAGGATGTGTCCGACGTAGAAATCGTCTCTGGCATTCAGGAACTCGCCGAAACCGAAGGCATCTTCACCGAGACCGCCGGCGGCGTCACCACCGCCGTCACCGCTCGCCTCTACGCCGACGGACGCATCTCGGCAAATGAGACAACGGTCACCTGCATCACCGGCAACGGACTCAAGACTACCGACGCACTCATCGGCCGCTATCAACAGGAACGCGCAGTCCGCCCGCGGCTAGCAGACTTCGACGCCTACCTCCGCGAACTCGACGGAATCACAGAGCTGGAACTGACCACCGCAGGAGCCCTCTAA
- a CDS encoding MoaD/ThiS family protein, whose product MSIKVTLPTAFIRHTDGRKHFNSAASNLPGLIDDIDQTFPALSTQIKDEEGKLRRFINIYVNDEDIRFLGGETYAFQDGDEIMLIPSIAGGTA is encoded by the coding sequence ATGTCTATCAAAGTTACTCTTCCCACTGCCTTCATCCGTCACACCGATGGCCGCAAGCACTTCAACTCCGCGGCTTCAAATCTCCCTGGCCTCATCGATGACATCGACCAGACCTTCCCCGCGCTGTCGACCCAGATCAAGGACGAAGAGGGCAAACTCCGCCGCTTCATTAACATCTACGTCAACGACGAAGACATCCGCTTCCTGGGTGGCGAAACCTACGCCTTCCAGGACGGCGACGAGATCATGCTCATCCCCTCCATCGCCGGCGGAACTGCGTAA
- a CDS encoding alpha/beta fold hydrolase → MTTKISSKQETFPVHYKTVRVSEQDVFYREAGPESAPTILLLHGFPTSSNMFRNLIPLLANSFHVVAPDYPGFGLSSMPSHESFAYTFENLTNVVEQFVKALNLTKYSLYVMDYGAPIGYRLALRLPDRVQALVVQNGNAYEEGLLEFWNPIKKYWADPVPENRKALNFLVDQKSTQWQYETGVADKTLLDPTAWILDQVGLDRPGNLEIQMDLFLSYGSNVPLYPEFQAFFRQYQPPTLIVWGKNDFIFPPQGAAPYSRDLKNLETHLLDTGHFALETHGGEIADRIEGFLLKQNL, encoded by the coding sequence ATGACAACGAAGATCTCTTCTAAGCAAGAAACATTCCCTGTCCACTACAAAACGGTTCGCGTGAGTGAGCAAGACGTGTTCTACCGAGAAGCAGGCCCAGAATCCGCACCTACGATTCTTCTCCTCCACGGATTTCCCACTTCGTCGAATATGTTTCGTAATCTCATTCCGTTGCTTGCGAACTCATTTCACGTTGTAGCCCCTGACTATCCCGGATTTGGTTTGAGCAGCATGCCCAGCCACGAGAGCTTTGCTTATACATTTGAGAATCTGACCAACGTCGTTGAGCAGTTCGTCAAGGCACTGAACCTCACGAAATATTCGCTTTATGTGATGGACTACGGCGCGCCCATCGGTTATCGGCTTGCCTTGCGGCTGCCAGATCGCGTGCAGGCTCTCGTCGTCCAGAATGGCAACGCATATGAGGAGGGGCTACTCGAATTTTGGAATCCGATCAAGAAGTATTGGGCTGATCCTGTGCCGGAGAACCGGAAGGCGCTCAACTTTCTGGTCGATCAAAAGTCGACCCAATGGCAATACGAAACCGGAGTGGCCGACAAGACATTGCTGGATCCGACGGCCTGGATTTTAGATCAAGTCGGCCTCGATCGTCCTGGGAATCTTGAAATACAGATGGATCTCTTCCTCTCGTATGGATCCAATGTGCCGCTCTACCCGGAGTTCCAGGCCTTCTTCCGGCAGTATCAGCCACCCACTCTCATCGTCTGGGGCAAGAACGATTTCATCTTTCCGCCTCAAGGCGCCGCACCGTATAGTCGCGATCTGAAGAATCTTGAGACACATTTATTGGACACCGGTCACTTCGCCCTTGAAACGCATGGCGGAGAGATCGCTGATCGGATCGAAGGTTTTCTCCTGAAACAAAATCTGTGA
- a CDS encoding lmo0937 family membrane protein codes for MFLILAVVLVLLWLGGFFVLHVSSFLIHLLLIFALISIIMNFVSGRRTV; via the coding sequence ATGTTTCTCATTCTGGCTGTCGTTTTGGTTTTACTTTGGCTGGGCGGTTTCTTTGTGCTTCACGTTAGCAGCTTCCTCATTCACCTGCTGCTGATCTTCGCTTTGATATCGATCATCATGAATTTTGTCAGCGGCAGACGCACAGTCTAG